One window of Chryseobacterium sp. JJR-5R genomic DNA carries:
- a CDS encoding MFS transporter has protein sequence MDANQQQTKWSQFLSLIVVFFFWGFVAASNDILIPVFKKWFVLSQVQSQLVAWAFYVAYFVGSVIFFLISLKSDILQKFGYKKTLAVGLGLSSLGAFLFVPAASAASFWFFLTALFIVGLGFSVQQIVANPLAIKMGSPRTGAHRLTLAGGINSLGTTIGPILVGIALFGMGNKEESVKNDNLTKIEIVKNEYVTHKNELNANIAELKKDTQDDPASINETVTKLEQNISELNNQIVAIDQDPTAADSKVDTYNAKLSEIKQKSTNISYPLGFVKENLKMVKIPFIILGIAFILVAIFMLFSKIEDPAKDEEVKTDASDTKFNIFNYPQLYLGMLAIFIYVGVEVSIISNLPALLHTKEFGGVLEHNIAPFVSLYWGSLMIGRWNGSINVFNISKTTNMILKFIVPFIAFGIIIVANELSGKDVSSFYIYAIWIVAFIIMSFIGGKNPGRTLMIFGVAGILMMFLGLVYPDKEIAKYFFISGGLFCSIMWPSIFDLAIAGLGKNTGKASSFLVMMILGGGIIPLIQGWICDFDKSSPEGIMGLTWTHFSYVIPILCFVYIAFYGLVTPRILRRQGIEMEESTSSGH, from the coding sequence ATGGATGCAAATCAACAGCAGACCAAGTGGTCTCAATTTTTATCTTTAATTGTTGTCTTCTTTTTCTGGGGATTTGTGGCGGCAAGTAATGATATTCTAATCCCGGTATTCAAGAAATGGTTTGTCCTGTCCCAGGTGCAGAGCCAGCTTGTGGCTTGGGCATTTTATGTTGCTTATTTTGTGGGATCGGTTATATTTTTCCTGATTTCTTTAAAAAGTGATATTCTTCAAAAATTCGGTTACAAAAAGACACTGGCTGTAGGATTAGGCCTTTCTTCTCTGGGAGCATTCTTATTTGTCCCGGCTGCTTCGGCTGCCAGCTTCTGGTTTTTTCTTACGGCTTTATTTATTGTAGGTCTAGGCTTTTCGGTACAGCAGATTGTTGCAAATCCGTTAGCCATTAAGATGGGAAGCCCGCGAACAGGTGCACACCGCCTTACTCTGGCCGGCGGAATCAATTCTTTAGGAACCACCATAGGCCCGATCCTGGTAGGGATTGCCCTTTTCGGAATGGGGAATAAAGAGGAATCCGTTAAAAATGACAACCTTACGAAAATCGAGATCGTAAAAAATGAATATGTAACGCATAAAAATGAGCTTAATGCCAATATTGCAGAACTGAAAAAAGATACGCAGGATGACCCGGCTTCCATTAATGAAACGGTTACAAAATTAGAACAGAACATCAGTGAACTGAACAATCAGATTGTCGCCATAGACCAGGATCCCACTGCTGCTGATTCAAAGGTTGATACCTATAATGCAAAGCTGAGCGAAATCAAGCAGAAATCGACCAATATTTCCTACCCGCTTGGATTTGTAAAAGAGAACCTTAAAATGGTTAAGATCCCTTTTATTATTCTGGGTATTGCATTTATTTTAGTGGCCATTTTCATGCTTTTCTCAAAAATTGAAGATCCTGCTAAAGACGAAGAAGTTAAAACAGATGCTTCAGATACCAAATTCAATATTTTTAACTATCCCCAACTGTATCTGGGTATGCTCGCTATCTTTATTTATGTGGGCGTAGAAGTTTCCATCATCAGTAACCTGCCTGCGCTTTTGCACACCAAAGAATTCGGCGGGGTTTTAGAACATAACATTGCACCGTTTGTTTCTTTATACTGGGGAAGCTTAATGATCGGCCGATGGAACGGAAGTATCAATGTTTTCAATATTTCGAAAACAACTAACATGATCCTGAAATTTATTGTGCCTTTCATCGCATTCGGTATTATTATCGTTGCGAACGAACTGAGCGGTAAGGATGTTTCCTCATTCTATATTTATGCGATCTGGATCGTGGCATTTATTATCATGAGCTTTATCGGCGGTAAAAACCCGGGCAGAACGCTTATGATATTCGGTGTGGCCGGTATCTTAATGATGTTTTTAGGACTTGTGTATCCGGATAAGGAAATCGCCAAATATTTCTTTATTTCAGGAGGCCTTTTCTGCTCGATTATGTGGCCGTCTATTTTTGACCTTGCCATTGCAGGGCTTGGGAAGAATACCGGAAAAGCATCTTCTTTCCTGGTGATGATGATCCTTGGAGGAGGTATTATCCCTCTGATACAGGGATGGATCTGTGACTTTGACAAATCCAGCCCTGAAGGAATCATGGGGCTCACCTGGACCCATTTTTCATATGTAATCCCAATCCTTTGTTTTGTTTACATTGCTTTTTACGGGTTGGTTACCCCAAGAATTTTAAGAAGACAGGGAATAGAAATGGAAGAATCTACATCAAGTGGACACTAA
- a CDS encoding lysophospholipid acyltransferase family protein has translation MAAKILNYLWRAWLFLIAFVFTILFGIPVYILSFNKKHYRYAYRFIRYWSYCMFFGMGLRYELHPLSRQKLDKNKQYVFISNHTSIMDIMLMCILCADHPVCFVGKKELVKIPIFGTIYKRICVMVDRKSARSRADVYRRCAEKMEEGNSIVIFPEGGVPDDTSVILDEFKDGAFTLSSKHHSPIVVFTFIGLKEIFPFKSSEGYPGKAKVYFNGILDPSASPKELKMSSFETIKKTLLEHNNRKK, from the coding sequence AGCCTGGCTTTTCCTGATTGCCTTTGTTTTCACGATCCTTTTCGGAATTCCTGTCTATATTTTATCTTTTAATAAAAAGCACTACCGTTATGCATACCGGTTCATCAGATACTGGAGCTACTGCATGTTCTTCGGGATGGGTTTACGGTATGAGCTGCATCCGCTTTCCCGGCAGAAGCTTGATAAGAACAAGCAGTATGTTTTCATTTCCAACCACACTTCCATTATGGATATTATGCTGATGTGCATTCTGTGTGCCGATCATCCGGTATGCTTTGTAGGAAAGAAGGAACTGGTGAAAATCCCGATTTTCGGAACGATATACAAAAGGATCTGTGTCATGGTAGACCGTAAAAGCGCCAGAAGCCGTGCGGATGTCTACCGGAGATGTGCCGAAAAGATGGAAGAAGGAAACAGTATTGTCATTTTTCCGGAAGGCGGTGTCCCGGACGACACTTCCGTTATCCTGGATGAGTTTAAAGACGGTGCGTTTACTCTGTCTTCAAAGCACCATTCCCCTATCGTTGTTTTTACTTTTATCGGGTTAAAGGAAATATTTCCGTTTAAAAGTTCAGAAGGGTATCCCGGCAAGGCGAAAGTTTATTTCAACGGCATCCTAGATCCTTCGGCTTCACCGAAAGAACTTAAAATGTCTTCTTTTGAGACAATAAAAAAAACCTTGCTGGAACACAATAATCGGAAGAAATAA